A genomic stretch from Pseudomonas sp. MUP55 includes:
- a CDS encoding PhoH family protein yields the protein MNAPTVEPHRFLLEPFEARRFANLCGQFDEHLRLIEQRLSIEIRNRGNQFELIGEPHHTTSAENLLRRLYRETKGSELSPETVHLYLQESAVEDLASNPVAEASVALRTKKGMIRPRGLNQQKYVKEILGNDINFGIGPAGTGKTYLAVACAVDALEREQVRRILLVRPAVEAGEKLGFLPGDLAQKIDPYLRPLYDALYEMLGFEYVAKLIERQVIEIAPLAYMRGRTLNNSFIILDESQNTTVEQMKMFLTRIGFGSTAVITGDITQVDLPKGTKSGLGQVIEVLKDVPGISFTHFMPKDVVRHPLVQRIVEAYERFEHRDDGLSKDVRRDA from the coding sequence TTGAACGCACCTACAGTAGAACCCCATCGTTTTCTCCTCGAGCCCTTTGAGGCTCGCCGTTTCGCCAACCTGTGCGGACAGTTCGACGAGCACCTGCGCCTGATCGAACAACGCCTGAGCATCGAGATCCGCAACCGCGGCAATCAGTTCGAGCTCATTGGTGAACCCCACCACACCACGTCTGCGGAAAACCTGCTGCGTCGTCTCTACCGCGAAACCAAGGGCAGTGAGCTGTCGCCGGAAACGGTGCACCTGTACCTGCAGGAATCCGCCGTGGAAGACCTGGCCAGCAACCCCGTGGCCGAAGCCAGCGTGGCCCTGCGTACCAAGAAAGGCATGATTCGCCCACGCGGCTTGAATCAGCAGAAGTACGTCAAGGAAATCCTCGGCAACGACATCAACTTCGGCATCGGCCCGGCCGGTACCGGCAAGACGTATCTAGCCGTGGCCTGTGCAGTCGATGCCCTGGAGCGCGAACAGGTGCGTCGCATCCTGCTGGTGCGCCCCGCCGTCGAAGCGGGCGAAAAGCTCGGTTTCCTGCCCGGCGACCTGGCCCAGAAGATCGACCCGTACCTGCGTCCGCTCTACGACGCACTCTACGAGATGCTGGGCTTTGAATACGTCGCCAAGCTGATCGAACGCCAGGTGATCGAAATTGCTCCGCTGGCGTACATGCGTGGTCGTACCTTGAACAACAGCTTCATCATTCTCGACGAAAGCCAGAACACCACCGTCGAACAGATGAAGATGTTCCTCACCCGTATCGGTTTCGGCTCCACGGCCGTAATCACCGGCGACATCACCCAGGTCGACCTGCCCAAGGGCACCAAGTCGGGCCTGGGCCAGGTGATCGAAGTGCTCAAGGACGTGCCAGGCATCAGCTTTACGCATTTCATGCCCAAGGACGTGGTGCGCCACCCGCTGGTGCAACGCATTGTCGAGGCCTATGAGCGTTTCGAACACCGCGACGACGGCCTGTCCAAGGACGTACGCCGCGATGCTTGA
- the ybeY gene encoding rRNA maturation RNase YbeY gives MLELDLQLATEAAAPSEAQFRQWCELALRQRTADSELTIRLVDEPEGRELNHTWRQKDYATNVLSFPADVPDEFLDIPLLGDLVICVAVVEREAQEQEKELEAHWAHLVIHGCLHLLGYDHIDDDEAEEMEALERTLLAELGHRDPYADDENQSTLN, from the coding sequence ATGCTTGAGCTTGACCTGCAACTGGCCACCGAAGCGGCCGCGCCCAGCGAAGCCCAGTTCCGTCAGTGGTGCGAACTGGCCTTGCGCCAGCGCACCGCCGATTCGGAGCTGACCATTCGTCTGGTGGACGAGCCCGAAGGCCGTGAGCTGAATCACACCTGGCGTCAGAAAGACTACGCGACCAACGTGCTGTCATTCCCCGCCGACGTGCCCGACGAGTTCCTGGATATCCCGCTGCTGGGCGACCTGGTGATCTGTGTCGCGGTAGTGGAACGTGAGGCGCAGGAGCAAGAAAAGGAACTCGAGGCCCACTGGGCCCATCTAGTCATTCATGGCTGCTTGCATCTCTTGGGTTACGACCATATAGACGATGACGAAGCCGAGGAAATGGAAGCACTGGAACGAACGTTGCTTGCAGAACTGGGCCATCGAGACCCGTATGCAGACGACGAAAACCAATCGACACTCAACTGA
- the miaB gene encoding tRNA (N6-isopentenyl adenosine(37)-C2)-methylthiotransferase MiaB, with protein sequence MAKKLYIETHGCQMNEYDSSRMVDLLGEHQALEVTARAEDADVILLNTCSIRERAQDRVYSQLGRWRELKLANPDMVIAVGGCVASQEGAAIRDRAPYVDVVFGPQTLHRLPEMIDAARVTKLPQVDVSFPEIEKFDHLPEPRIDGPSAYVSVMEGCSKYCTFCVVPYTRGEEVSRPFDDVLAEIIHLAENGVREVTLLGQNVNGYRGLTDDGRLADLAELIRVVAAVDGIERIRYTTSHPLEFSDSLIQAHAEVPELVKHLHLPVQSGSDRILSAMKRNHTALEYKSKLRKLRAAVPGICISSDFIVGFPGETEKDFQQTMKLIEDVGFDFSYSFVYSQRPGTPAADLLDETPEALKKERLNALQHRLNQQGFEISRQMVGSIQRILVTDYSKKDPGELQGRTENNRIVNFRCDNPTLIGQFADVHIDAAQPHSLRGSLVQ encoded by the coding sequence ATGGCCAAGAAGCTTTACATCGAAACCCACGGTTGCCAGATGAACGAGTACGACAGCTCGCGCATGGTCGATCTGCTGGGCGAACACCAGGCCCTGGAAGTCACCGCCCGCGCCGAAGATGCCGACGTAATCCTGCTCAATACCTGCTCGATCCGCGAACGGGCCCAGGACCGTGTGTACTCGCAGCTGGGCCGCTGGCGCGAATTGAAGCTGGCCAACCCGGACATGGTGATCGCCGTCGGCGGTTGCGTGGCCAGCCAGGAAGGCGCCGCGATCCGCGACCGCGCGCCCTATGTCGATGTGGTCTTCGGCCCGCAGACGCTGCACCGTCTGCCGGAAATGATCGACGCCGCGCGCGTCACCAAGTTGCCGCAAGTAGACGTATCGTTCCCCGAAATCGAAAAATTCGACCATTTGCCCGAGCCGCGCATCGATGGGCCAAGCGCCTACGTGTCGGTGATGGAAGGCTGCAGCAAATACTGCACCTTCTGTGTAGTGCCCTACACCCGTGGCGAAGAAGTCAGCCGGCCGTTCGACGATGTGCTGGCGGAAATCATCCACCTGGCCGAAAACGGCGTGCGTGAAGTGACCCTGCTGGGCCAGAACGTCAACGGTTACCGTGGCCTGACCGACGATGGCCGCCTGGCCGACCTGGCGGAGCTGATCCGTGTGGTCGCCGCCGTCGACGGCATCGAGCGCATCCGCTACACCACGTCGCACCCGCTGGAGTTCTCCGACAGCCTGATCCAGGCCCACGCCGAAGTGCCGGAGCTGGTCAAGCACCTGCATCTGCCGGTGCAGTCGGGCTCGGACCGCATCCTGTCGGCGATGAAACGCAACCATACGGCCCTGGAGTACAAATCCAAGCTGCGCAAATTGCGCGCCGCCGTGCCAGGCATCTGCATCAGCTCCGACTTCATCGTTGGCTTTCCTGGCGAGACCGAGAAAGATTTCCAGCAGACCATGAAGCTGATCGAGGACGTGGGTTTCGACTTCTCCTACTCGTTTGTCTACAGCCAACGCCCGGGCACCCCAGCGGCCGACCTGCTGGACGAAACCCCGGAAGCGCTGAAAAAGGAACGTTTGAATGCGCTGCAACATCGCCTGAATCAGCAGGGTTTCGAGATCAGCCGACAAATGGTCGGTTCGATCCAGCGCATCCTGGTGACCGATTATTCGAAAAAGGACCCTGGCGAATTGCAGGGCCGCACCGAGAACAATCGCATCGTCAACTTCCGCTGCGATAACCCGACCCTGATCGGCCAGTTTGCCGACGTGCACATCGACGCGGCCCAGCCGCACTCGTTGCGCGGGTCTCTGGTCCAGTAA